Proteins found in one Channa argus isolate prfri chromosome 7, Channa argus male v1.0, whole genome shotgun sequence genomic segment:
- the LOC137131088 gene encoding macrophage mannose receptor 1-like isoform X2 gives MERIAHLLLLLSGLCSFTSCLPQHKYILVPTPKTWYDARSYCRVNCLDLATINDMGEMMTALAVVKDKYVDSVWTGLQKGTVLNWCWSLADDDLYKDGERNYFRQIWGNDAANNCASYQGGKMYVVSCLDTYYSVCFNGTQGNIQQQYVLIKTTTTWTVARDYCRTYYTDLVSVRNSNESQAIQEVAAGYQVWTGLFRDPWIWSDLTYSSFRYWRASQTVRIDSSTKGCVAMLKSQSGKWGDLSCGEVHPFLCSCPIVRFIKMRISPQDSVLDLNAPAVQGNILRQIKQELINKNVTDDIKLNWNKYSDGRAFYQGTR, from the exons ATGGAAAGAATCGCACATCTACTTTTACTTCTTTCAG GGCTGTGTTCTTTCACCTCATGTCTGCCtcaacataaatatattttagtccCAACTCCAAAAACCTGGTATGATGCACGGAGTTACTGCAGAGTGAACTGTTTGGACCTGGCCACCATAAACGACATGGGAGAAATGATGACGGCACTCGCAGTTGTCAAGGACAAATACGTTGACTCTGTGTGGACAGGCCTTCAAAAAGGGACCGTGTTAAACTGGTGCTGGTCTCTGGCCGACGACGACTTATACAAGGACGGAGAGAGAAATTACTTTAGACAAATTTGGGGCAATGATGCAGCTAATAACTGTGCTTCTTACCAAGGCGGAAAAATGTACGTGGTTTCCTGCCTAGACACCTACTACTCAGTGTGCTTTAATG GAACACAGGGAAATATTCAACAGCAATATGTTCTCATTAAAACAACAACGACTTGGACTGTTGCTAGGGACTACTGCCGGACATACTACACAGATTTGGTCAGTGTGAGGAACAGCAACGAAAGCCAAGCAATTCAGGAAGTGGCTGCTGGCTATCAGGTGTGGACTGGCCTCTTCAGAGATCCTTGGATTTGGTCAGACCTGACTTACTCTTCATTTAGATACTGGAGAGCCAGCCAAACAGTTCGTATTGACAGTAGTACTAAGGGATGTGTTGCTATGTTAAAAAGTCAGTCTGGTAAATGGGGAGATCTGTCATGTGGTGAAGTGCATCCATTCCTCTGTAGCT GCCCCATTGTGAGGTTCATTAAAATGAGGATTAGCCCACAAGACTCGGTTCTGGATCTGAATGCTCCTGCAGTTCAAGGCAACATCTTGAGGCAA ATTAAACAGGAGCTGATTAATAAGAATGTGACTGATGATATCAAGTTAAACTGGAACAAGTATTCTGACGGAAGAGCTTTTTACCAAGGAACCAGATGA
- the ankmy2a gene encoding ankyrin repeat and MYND domain-containing protein 2a isoform X2, whose amino-acid sequence MTPLMHAAYKGKADMCKLLLRHGANVNCNEHEHGYTALMFAGLSGNTEITWMMLDAGAETDVVNSVGRTAAQMAAFVGQHDCVTVINNFFSRAKMDYYTKPQGLEKEPKLPPKLARPLHKIIMSTNLNPVKMVLLVKENPLLAEVEALDKCRRVMELICEKCIKQQDMNEVLSMKMHYISCVLGKCASFLKDREDKLDGLIKSLLKGRESDGFPVYQEKFIRECIRKFPYCDTTLLQQLVRSIAPVDIGNDPTALSVLTQAITGQVGFMDAEFCTSCGEKGAEKRCSICKTVIYCGQACQKMHWFTHKKVCKKLQDQREKQEAETAKLKMEQSNVESKAVKEATESLEELSVETNSEATSCAETSNPISISAADN is encoded by the exons ATGACCCCTCTCATGCATGCCGCTTACAAAGGGAAAGCAGACATGTGCAAGTTGCTGCTGCGGCATGGAGCGAATGTAAACTGCAATGAACATGAGCACGGATACACAGCCCTGATGTTTGCTGGTCTGTCAG GAAACACTGAGATTACATGGATGATGTTAGATGCAGGGGCAGAAACCGATGTAGTCAACTCGGTCGGAAGGACCGCTGCACAAATGGCCGCCTTTGTTG GTCAACATGACTGTGTCACGGTGATCAACAACTTCTTCTCCCGTGCCAAAATGGACTACTACACCAAACCCCAGGGTTTGGAGAAGGAACCCAAGCTGCCTCCCAAACTAGCAAGACCCCTACACAAGATTATCATGAGCACCAACCTGAATCCTGTCAAG ATGGTGTTGCTGGTGAAAGAGAACCCCCTGCTCGCTGAGGTGGAGGCTCTGGACAAATGTCGCCGGGTGATGGAGCTCATTTGTGAGAAGTGCATCAAGCAGCAGGATATGAATGAGGTGCTGTCCATGAAGATGCACTACATCAGCTGTGTGCTGGGAAAGTGTGCTTCCTTCCTCAAAGACCGCGAGGACAAGCTGGATGGGCTCATCAAGAG TTTGCTGAAGGGACGGGAGAGCGATGGCTTCCCGGTCTATCAAGAGAAGTTCATCAGAGAATGCATTCGCAAGTTCCCTTACTGTGACACGACTCTGCTGCAACAGCTGGTGCGAAGTATTGCTCCTGTGGACATT GGTAATGACCCCACAGCTCTTTCAGTGCTCACTCAGGCCATCACAGGTCAGGTGGGCTTCATGGATGCAGAGTTCTGTACATCCTGTGGAGAAAAGGGAGCCGAGAAGAGATGTTCTATCTGTAAAACG gtGATTTACTGTGGCCAAGCCTGTCAGAAGATGCACTGGTTCACGCACAAGAAAGTCTGTAAGAAACTTCAAGACCAGAGAGAGAAGCAAGAGGCAGAAACAGCCAAACTAAAGATGGAGCAGAGCAACg TGGAGAGTAAAGCAGTGAAGGAGGCCACCGAATCCCTGGAGGAGCTGTCAGTGGAGACCAACAGTGAGGCCACCTCCTGTGCGGAAACCTCAAACCCCATTTCCATCTCAGCTGCTGACAACTGA
- the LOC137131088 gene encoding macrophage mannose receptor 1-like isoform X1: MVGTEFNSNFYEENQFICSSVMERIAHLLLLLSGLCSFTSCLPQHKYILVPTPKTWYDARSYCRVNCLDLATINDMGEMMTALAVVKDKYVDSVWTGLQKGTVLNWCWSLADDDLYKDGERNYFRQIWGNDAANNCASYQGGKMYVVSCLDTYYSVCFNGTQGNIQQQYVLIKTTTTWTVARDYCRTYYTDLVSVRNSNESQAIQEVAAGYQVWTGLFRDPWIWSDLTYSSFRYWRASQTVRIDSSTKGCVAMLKSQSGKWGDLSCGEVHPFLCSCPIVRFIKMRISPQDSVLDLNAPAVQGNILRQIKQELINKNVTDDIKLNWNKYSDGRAFYQGTR, translated from the exons ATGGTGGGAACTGAATTCAACAGTAACTTTTATG AAGAAAATCAGTTTATCTGCTCTTCAGTTATGGAAAGAATCGCACATCTACTTTTACTTCTTTCAG GGCTGTGTTCTTTCACCTCATGTCTGCCtcaacataaatatattttagtccCAACTCCAAAAACCTGGTATGATGCACGGAGTTACTGCAGAGTGAACTGTTTGGACCTGGCCACCATAAACGACATGGGAGAAATGATGACGGCACTCGCAGTTGTCAAGGACAAATACGTTGACTCTGTGTGGACAGGCCTTCAAAAAGGGACCGTGTTAAACTGGTGCTGGTCTCTGGCCGACGACGACTTATACAAGGACGGAGAGAGAAATTACTTTAGACAAATTTGGGGCAATGATGCAGCTAATAACTGTGCTTCTTACCAAGGCGGAAAAATGTACGTGGTTTCCTGCCTAGACACCTACTACTCAGTGTGCTTTAATG GAACACAGGGAAATATTCAACAGCAATATGTTCTCATTAAAACAACAACGACTTGGACTGTTGCTAGGGACTACTGCCGGACATACTACACAGATTTGGTCAGTGTGAGGAACAGCAACGAAAGCCAAGCAATTCAGGAAGTGGCTGCTGGCTATCAGGTGTGGACTGGCCTCTTCAGAGATCCTTGGATTTGGTCAGACCTGACTTACTCTTCATTTAGATACTGGAGAGCCAGCCAAACAGTTCGTATTGACAGTAGTACTAAGGGATGTGTTGCTATGTTAAAAAGTCAGTCTGGTAAATGGGGAGATCTGTCATGTGGTGAAGTGCATCCATTCCTCTGTAGCT GCCCCATTGTGAGGTTCATTAAAATGAGGATTAGCCCACAAGACTCGGTTCTGGATCTGAATGCTCCTGCAGTTCAAGGCAACATCTTGAGGCAA ATTAAACAGGAGCTGATTAATAAGAATGTGACTGATGATATCAAGTTAAACTGGAACAAGTATTCTGACGGAAGAGCTTTTTACCAAGGAACCAGATGA
- the ankmy2a gene encoding ankyrin repeat and MYND domain-containing protein 2a isoform X1, which yields MSAPKKGDLSSSEKELFEVITAGNVQEASRLLGCKDVRVNCLDEYGMTPLMHAAYKGKADMCKLLLRHGANVNCNEHEHGYTALMFAGLSGNTEITWMMLDAGAETDVVNSVGRTAAQMAAFVGQHDCVTVINNFFSRAKMDYYTKPQGLEKEPKLPPKLARPLHKIIMSTNLNPVKMVLLVKENPLLAEVEALDKCRRVMELICEKCIKQQDMNEVLSMKMHYISCVLGKCASFLKDREDKLDGLIKSLLKGRESDGFPVYQEKFIRECIRKFPYCDTTLLQQLVRSIAPVDIGNDPTALSVLTQAITGQVGFMDAEFCTSCGEKGAEKRCSICKTVIYCGQACQKMHWFTHKKVCKKLQDQREKQEAETAKLKMEQSNVESKAVKEATESLEELSVETNSEATSCAETSNPISISAADN from the exons ATGTCTGCTCCTAAGAAGGGAGACTTGTCTTCAAGCGAAAAGGAGCTGTTTGAGGTGATTACTGCAG GGAATGTTCAGGAAGCCTCAAGGCTGCTGGGATGTAAGGATGTTCGAGTCAACTGCCTGGATGAG TACGGGATGACCCCTCTCATGCATGCCGCTTACAAAGGGAAAGCAGACATGTGCAAGTTGCTGCTGCGGCATGGAGCGAATGTAAACTGCAATGAACATGAGCACGGATACACAGCCCTGATGTTTGCTGGTCTGTCAG GAAACACTGAGATTACATGGATGATGTTAGATGCAGGGGCAGAAACCGATGTAGTCAACTCGGTCGGAAGGACCGCTGCACAAATGGCCGCCTTTGTTG GTCAACATGACTGTGTCACGGTGATCAACAACTTCTTCTCCCGTGCCAAAATGGACTACTACACCAAACCCCAGGGTTTGGAGAAGGAACCCAAGCTGCCTCCCAAACTAGCAAGACCCCTACACAAGATTATCATGAGCACCAACCTGAATCCTGTCAAG ATGGTGTTGCTGGTGAAAGAGAACCCCCTGCTCGCTGAGGTGGAGGCTCTGGACAAATGTCGCCGGGTGATGGAGCTCATTTGTGAGAAGTGCATCAAGCAGCAGGATATGAATGAGGTGCTGTCCATGAAGATGCACTACATCAGCTGTGTGCTGGGAAAGTGTGCTTCCTTCCTCAAAGACCGCGAGGACAAGCTGGATGGGCTCATCAAGAG TTTGCTGAAGGGACGGGAGAGCGATGGCTTCCCGGTCTATCAAGAGAAGTTCATCAGAGAATGCATTCGCAAGTTCCCTTACTGTGACACGACTCTGCTGCAACAGCTGGTGCGAAGTATTGCTCCTGTGGACATT GGTAATGACCCCACAGCTCTTTCAGTGCTCACTCAGGCCATCACAGGTCAGGTGGGCTTCATGGATGCAGAGTTCTGTACATCCTGTGGAGAAAAGGGAGCCGAGAAGAGATGTTCTATCTGTAAAACG gtGATTTACTGTGGCCAAGCCTGTCAGAAGATGCACTGGTTCACGCACAAGAAAGTCTGTAAGAAACTTCAAGACCAGAGAGAGAAGCAAGAGGCAGAAACAGCCAAACTAAAGATGGAGCAGAGCAACg TGGAGAGTAAAGCAGTGAAGGAGGCCACCGAATCCCTGGAGGAGCTGTCAGTGGAGACCAACAGTGAGGCCACCTCCTGTGCGGAAACCTCAAACCCCATTTCCATCTCAGCTGCTGACAACTGA